The Arachis ipaensis cultivar K30076 chromosome B05, Araip1.1, whole genome shotgun sequence nucleotide sequence tatgatttattgtatttttaattttttttaaatatttaatggcATTTCTTTATGAACTGATCTAtaccttctattttttttttttaaaaattgtatcTAGTAATATTCTAATACGTGAAAGTTGGTACTAGATCTTTTTACCTGTCAACGAGAACAACACACATTGGTATCTGGTTGTTTTTGATTTATGCAATCATCAAACAATTCTGCTAGACTCCCTACCGATTGCTACAGATAAAGAGCAAAAGAGATTGAGTATAGTAAAACTGGTAAATTAACTTTTTCCATTTTCACTTTTATGACATTTTTTTAGGTTTCAAATATCgtcctttatttaatttttttctatataaaTAGGCAAAATATCTGGAAGATATGCTTAAGTATGACTCGTTCTATAAATACAATACTCCGTTCAGGCCAAGGATACTTGATTTTGCATTTGTGGATATGCTAGAAATAGGAGAACAAGCTCCTGGCTCGTAAGGAATATCTGTATTTGTGTTTTcctctttcaaatttttatctgcATAAGCTAACCGCGTCTTATTTAACACAGTAATGATTGTGGGGTATGGGTGGCAACCTAGATGACAAACTATAGGAAGACGTATAGTTATACAAtaaatgtaattttcttttgcTAAAAAAATAGTACTTCAATTGCTAATGTGTATGGTTTTGTTGGTaaactaaaatatttatatttttcagGTTAATGATGGTACAAGGATACGACTTGCATTGGATTTGATTCTAAGGCCCCACAACTTGATGCTGCGGTAATGTCATTGAATCTGCTACCAGAAATtacaataaatataaacaaaaggagtcaaacaaaaattaaataatcataaTTGTCATGTAGTCATGTTTAGTTTATATTAACTACTAAGACTTGTTAGTTTCATCTCTTttacttaaaaaattattatgcacTATTTTTTATGGACTCTTGTTGAAAATTAATGTTTCTATCTTTCGTTCGATTATAGTTGAATTTAGGTGAAGCTTAATTTTCGCTCTAACATTTTGATTCCTTGAACCACTTCCGTGTTGTAagcttaattgaaaatttgatactaaaatatattaagcattttaaaataaaaacaacatGAGAGAATGGTTATAATCTATCTTCTGAAAATCGGTTCGGACCggtcagttgaaccggttgaaccatgAACCGCTACAaaaaacaactcggacaaatgTTAAAACCCCCAATTTCAAAAACCGCAGTTGAACCGTCGAACCGATCAAGAAATGGTTGGTCGAACCGAACCGTCACCTAGCCGAATTTTTGGAATAAGGGAAAAACGCAAGGTTCTGAAAATGGTTCGAACCAACTGGTCGAACCGGTCAAATTGTGAACCGAGGGGAAAAGCGGTTCGGACCAAGATTTTGAAAACCGGTTCGAACCAGTCGGTCGAACCATGAACTGGGATAAAAAACGAATCGGTCATATATCAAAACCGAAAGATTCAGAAACCGTCGTTGGACTGTCGAACTGGTCGAGAACCGGTCAGTCGAACCGAACCGGGACCCGACCGATTTTCTAAAATTTGCTCAAAACGGTGTCGTTGGTTAGAGGAACCCTAACCAGTAACCgtggttctgaaaatcgaaccggaccggccggttcaaccagAATAACCGAGAATCGGTCACCTAGCCGGTCCGGGTAAGGCCAGAAACCGCTTGGTAGATAGTGACCCGTTATTTCTAGGAAAGTTCACCTTAAAGGATGGTAGGTTGGATAATTTGGTGTGGGCTGATGGAGAAAGCGTTGTTGATTACAAATGTTTTGGCGATGTATTGGCTTTTGACACCACTTACAAGAAAAATGTATACAACAAGCCCTTAGTCATATTTTCAGGGACCAACCACCATGGCCAGACAACTATCTTTGGATGCGCTCTGCTCTCAGATGAAAGGTTTGAAACTTTCAAGTGGGCACTGAAAGAATTTTTGGAAATCATGTCAGGAAAACTACCCGGAGGCGTTGTGACAGACGGAGACCGTGCTATGAGAGAGGCTATCTTAGAAGTATTTTCTGGTATACCACACCACCTTTGTGCATGGCATCTCCATCGTAATGTGGTACAGAATATAAAAAATAAGCATTTTGGGACGATTTTAGTGTATTATTGTATGGACAGTTTACCGTATAAATATTTGAACAGAGATGGAACGAGATCATATCCAAATACGGACTTGCCGAGAATGAATGGGTCCAGGGCATTTATAATGACAGAATGAAGTGGGCTACCACATATTTGAGGGAGCACTTCTTTGGCCGCATAAGAACTACATCACAGTGTGAGTGAATTCATTCATTATTGAAGAACTATGTTGACAGTAAAACTAGTCTCCTTGAATTCATGCATAAATTTAGTGAAGTATTAAGGCATTACCGAAACAACCATCTTACTGCTGACTTTGAAACCTTTTATAAGTTTTCTGTTTTGACTACGTGCTTGGAAAGTTTTGAGAAACAAGCTGCTGAACTTTATACTAGAAATATTTTTAAACTTGTGAAAGATGAGATAGAAACAGCAGGTGCCTTAAATATGACTGAATGCCCAACAGTGGAGACATTGTTGAGTACAACACGAGTGAGTATTTTAATCTGTAATGGGAATTTAAAGTATCTTACAATAAAGACAAGGACCTGTTTGCGTGTGAGTGCAGGTTATTTGAGACTCGTGGATTTACCGTGCTCCCACATCTTTGGGGTCTTGAAGCATCGCAATGCAAAATGCGTCCATACATCTCTTATCCTAAAAAGATGCACAAGAGATGCAAAGAGTGATTTTATATGCTCAATTGGCGAGCAAGACACCGCTGATGATATAGTGCCCACACTTAGATGAGGTGCAATGGCATCTATTTGTTTGAAGCTTTGTGATATTTCTTCCAAAAATTCAGCCGACTATAGGGAAATCTCAGGTGAGTTACTTAAGCTAATTTCGAAGGTGCAAAATAAAGGTGATGCATAAGCGAGACTTTCCCCTACATCAGCGCTAATAGGTGATCCAGCTGTTGTGAAGTCAAAAGGGGCTCCAAGAAAGGTTCCAAAAGCCCAAAAGAGGCGAAGATGTTCGCATTGTAAGTCAAGCAGGCATTTCGTTAGGACATGTCCATTACTCGCCAAGGAGGACTCCCCCGCCAAATACTCAAATGCTGAAGATGAACCAATGGTATTAATATAATGCCTTGCTTGATTAGTTACTTTATGCTTACCTATTATTTTAGTGTCTTTCGCAAAACTATTAAATAATGCTATATTTTGagcaattttttaattttattttagcaTGTTGAAGAATGTGATGCCAATAAACAGACTCCCTCTCAGAACACAAAATTAGtagaaaatatacctgtgcacaataaaaataattttaaagtaaGCACTTGTCCATGTTATACCATCTATCAAATTTATTGTCATTTCAATTCAAATTTGCAACATATTATTCTCGTAGTGCTtatattatttcttattattCTGTTACAAAAAATTCAAGGGTTGTGGAAGCAAGAAGTCTGTATCTAAATTGACAAAGACACCGAAGATTAGAGCAAATGGCAAAAAAAGTCGACAGAAGGTAACATTTCGCATATCTAATAATTTATATTAGATAATTCAAGAAGGAAAATTAAAGtcttaatttgaatttaaattatattaaccCAATACCATAAGTGCAACTGAGAGTTCAAGGGTGAGTGAGGCCAACACTTTGAGAAAATTCTTACTCGACTCTAGCTTGTTTGActagtttctttatttttttttaaattttgtattgtaattatttaaaaattatgatTTATGTTTAGACCGAAGAAATCACTCTAACTCAAGAGACATTAAAAGATAAGACCAACACATCAGGAATAGAAGTGACCGAAGTTTCAGATGCAGCCACAACCAAGATACCAGGATTGCCACAATATCCTATGCATCATTATCCAGTGGTCCTTCCTTATCAACCTTATGGTGGAGTCCTCCCTATTCCTTTTTATCATGTTCCAAATGGCATGGCGTACTTCAACCAATATCCTTCTACTATCGGAATTACATCATATCCTCAGTTTTCTCATGTATCGTCGTATTCTAGTGGACCCAGTGATAGCAATACATGGGTTAGACTTTTGAATGAtgtcatcaacaacaaaaagCCATAGAGTTATAatctatatattatatttttaatttatgcttGTTAAAATTGCTGATTATATCTCCCTTTCAAGTGCTTGTGCTATCAATTCATAAAAATTAGGGCTGGTTCCACAGGATTAGATTTACAATAtaggatattttttattatttttgtttttattattttcttgtagGCATATGAACCGTCTAGTGACATACGACATTATATTTTGTTTACGTTTGTGTTGGTATTTGTTTGCCGGATTATTTAATGTCTCAATTTGACTATGTATGAATTTATACTCTTTTGGTGATTGAAATTTAgttcttttatactcttttatactcttttagcCTTTGTGTTATTGAATGAAAGAGGAAGGTCCAATGCATGCCTTATGTTATCAGGAGTGGCTAAAGCTTCATCTGTAGAAATATAAATATGAAAGAGTTAAAATGTAATCCAAAGTCCTTTCCTATAGATGATTTTATGTGAATATCACAAAAACTTAAGTGTAGAATATACCTAAATCTTTTGAGGTTTCTGTCTTCTTTTTAATTGGAGAAGGTGGGTCTTCACTGTAAAATTGTAGATCAAGAACAGAAACTGGACTTTGTTGTTCTGAAGTAACTGTTATCATGGCCATAGCACTTTCCTTGCTTAGCTCCTTTGTAGCAGTCTGGTCAATGAAAGAATATTAAACCTAGTACTTTATGCTTATGGGCAACCATTGTATAATAGGAAGAAGAAATACTTACATTTTGATTCATGTGAGTCACCTGTTGAATGGAAATGATGTTGTTGCTTTCAGAATGATCAGCTTGGGTGCCCTCTATGTCACGGTGAGAATCCATGCTTCTGTTGCTGTCAACATTGGAGGAAATAACATCAACTTGATGCTTAAAGTTCCTCTTTTGACACCGGATCTTGCTGAAGCCTTCATTTCTTTGCTGCAAGGTACAAACTTTTTGCTTAGGGGTGGAACTTAGGGACAATGACTCTGATGATTGCTTGTGTTGTCTTCTTTTACTTTTGGACTCTGATGATTGGTTTGTAGGTGAACACTTTTCAAAACCAAACTTATTTTGTACTCTTGGGCTTCTAGTTTCTGCTGTATGGCTGGAGTTATTGGTGTCCTCTCCATTGATGACCTGAGGGACTTTTGAGGCTTGCATTAATTTTGAAGTTTTCTTCATGTTACTCTTATCTGCAGAATGGAAGCGTTGACTAAAAGGATTTGTTGAACTGGTTCCTTTTGCTATTTGACTTTCAATATTGTCAAGCAATCTTCC carries:
- the LOC107640944 gene encoding protein LONGIFOLIA 2-like yields the protein MGLEELPNCTQACDTSSQMSCMSDGYNQHQSLVSPITRNQCLGNSRRDNALIENSRFSLKPIPWRQPDASQDPDLQVSKGSETLTTASKSFHSVYGEIEKRIADLQFKNSGKDLRALKQILEAMQRYKDSLDITRDQEINYPSDRGLSESSELQTPRQQTNPTFVTDDISSSPQGRKFPIIIMKLAQISRKSNVATKEMTNGKSGRIKFSTNDPKDGRLLDNIESQIAKGTSSTNPFSQRFHSADKSNMKKTSKLMQASKVPQVINGEDTNNSSHTAETRSPRVQNKFGFEKCSPTNQSSESKSKRRQHKQSSESLSLSSTPKQKVCTLQQRNEGFSKIRCQKRNFKHQVDVISSNVDSNRSMDSHRDIEGTQADHSESNNIISIQQVTHMNQNTATKELSKESAMAMITVTSEQQSPVSVLDLQFYSEDPPSPIKKKTETSKDLDEALATPDNIRHALDLPLSFNNTKAKRV